A single window of Leptolyngbya ohadii IS1 DNA harbors:
- a CDS encoding oligosaccharide flippase family protein: MASTSTEPNSTSSIKKLAIRGAIWTTAGYGISLVLRFASNIVLTRWLEPDLFGLMSLVYVFIVGLHLFSDLGLNTSVVQNKRGDEPAFLNTAWSLQILRGLLLWGICLVIAIPVSQFYGEPRLAILLPIVGFNAVLSGFNSTSLFTLNRHLSVKQLALFELSSQIVSLAVMLIWARISPSIWALVIGGTVSAVFQLIVSHRLNKGERNRPIWDATAVHELLHFGKWIFLSTALTFLANQSDRLFLGKLFSLELLGVYGIAFTLSDMPRSLLLAMSSKVIYPSYARMIDLPRPEFREKVLRNRKPILLPLAIGLAVFIGFGDLLIHLLYDERYTAASWMLPLLALGTWPIILTQTVDSILMAMGKPQYGTLGYFFGFLCYAIGIPLGFSLAGPLGAIVAVSMSYLPSWIVITWGLKRERASVFRQDMLMTAVFLTALALTLGTRFSFNLQNMVNHFTQ; this comes from the coding sequence ATGGCATCGACCAGCACAGAACCAAATTCAACCAGCTCTATTAAGAAACTCGCCATTCGGGGGGCTATCTGGACAACGGCGGGCTACGGCATCAGTCTGGTACTCCGCTTTGCCAGCAACATTGTCCTAACGCGTTGGCTTGAGCCAGACCTCTTCGGGCTGATGAGCTTGGTCTATGTGTTTATTGTAGGTTTACATCTGTTCTCCGACCTGGGACTGAATACCAGCGTGGTACAGAACAAGCGGGGTGATGAGCCAGCCTTCCTGAATACCGCCTGGTCGCTCCAAATTTTACGCGGACTGCTGCTGTGGGGAATCTGCCTGGTGATTGCAATCCCCGTGTCGCAATTCTATGGTGAACCTCGTTTGGCAATCCTGCTGCCGATCGTAGGTTTTAACGCGGTTCTAAGCGGTTTTAACTCCACGTCGCTATTCACGCTCAATCGCCATCTGTCAGTGAAACAGCTTGCCCTGTTTGAGCTTTCCAGTCAGATCGTTTCCCTGGCGGTCATGCTGATCTGGGCGAGGATTTCCCCCTCGATCTGGGCACTGGTTATTGGGGGCACGGTGTCTGCGGTGTTTCAGCTCATTGTCAGCCACAGGTTAAACAAAGGTGAACGGAATCGACCGATCTGGGATGCCACCGCCGTCCACGAACTCCTGCATTTTGGCAAATGGATCTTCCTTTCCACCGCCCTGACCTTCCTGGCAAACCAGTCCGATCGCCTTTTTTTGGGAAAGCTATTCAGTCTAGAGCTGCTGGGGGTTTACGGAATTGCCTTTACCCTGTCGGATATGCCGCGCAGTCTGTTGCTGGCAATGAGCAGTAAGGTTATCTACCCTAGCTATGCCAGAATGATCGATCTGCCGCGCCCCGAATTCCGTGAAAAAGTGCTGCGAAATCGTAAGCCTATTCTGCTGCCGCTGGCGATAGGACTGGCAGTATTTATAGGATTTGGCGATTTGCTCATTCATCTGCTCTATGACGAGCGCTATACCGCTGCTAGCTGGATGCTCCCCTTGCTAGCTCTGGGAACCTGGCCCATTATCCTGACCCAGACGGTAGATTCTATTTTGATGGCGATGGGGAAGCCCCAATACGGAACCCTGGGCTATTTCTTTGGATTTCTCTGCTATGCGATCGGCATTCCCCTCGGTTTTTCCCTCGCTGGTCCGCTAGGCGCAATTGTGGCGGTTTCCATGAGCTATTTGCCCTCCTGGATTGTCATCACCTGGGGACTCAAGCGCGAGCGAGCCAGTGTGTTTCGTCAGGATATGCTGATGACGGCTGTTTTTCTAACGGCTCTGGCTCTGACGCTGGGAACTCGGTTTTCCTTTAACTTGCAGAATATGGTGAACCACTTTACTCAGTAG
- a CDS encoding O-antigen ligase domain-containing protein: MGFTLSANPGAYVAPTVPLVMFAWIPIVLYLFTRFPAQKALVISVITAWLFLPEAELSLPGIPDYTKLSATSYGVLLATFIFDVGRFQSFRYRWIDIPITIFCISPLFASLSNDLGLYDGVASTVDQTMTWGVPYFLGRIYMNKLSAMRQMAVGIFIGGLIYIPLCLFETRFSPQLHRIVYGSHAFGDFGQSIRLGGFRPTVFMRHGLAVAAFMMAATVIGIWLWRSGTIKQLWGIPMSWLVAAQFITFLLLRSTGAYILLLLGLGLLFAGKHFRTALPVFVLIGLICAYLYVSAETSTYFTDQIIEFFGRFLPDDRIQSLEFRFNNEELLTDKARERLWFGWGGYGRNLVPVDPANPNGPKTIVDSLWIIVFGTQGTLGLASMTALLLLPVTALFAMRYPARTWSHPQIAPVAVLAVVVILYKMDCLVNALVNPVFVLIVGGVAGLVLKPDRIRPPKPVAQLVRFT; this comes from the coding sequence ATGGGATTTACACTGTCTGCCAATCCGGGCGCTTATGTGGCACCCACTGTGCCCCTCGTCATGTTTGCCTGGATTCCGATCGTCCTCTATTTGTTTACTCGGTTTCCAGCCCAGAAGGCACTGGTCATTAGTGTGATTACCGCCTGGCTATTTCTCCCCGAAGCCGAGCTGTCCCTTCCTGGAATTCCAGACTACACAAAGCTTTCAGCCACATCCTATGGCGTTTTGCTTGCTACATTTATTTTCGATGTCGGGCGGTTTCAGTCCTTTCGATATCGCTGGATTGATATCCCCATAACCATTTTTTGTATCTCTCCGCTGTTTGCGTCTTTGTCGAATGATCTGGGTCTCTATGACGGAGTCGCTTCGACGGTAGACCAAACAATGACCTGGGGTGTGCCCTATTTTCTGGGGCGGATTTACATGAATAAGCTATCGGCAATGCGGCAGATGGCAGTTGGAATCTTTATTGGCGGGCTGATTTACATTCCGCTCTGTTTGTTTGAAACCCGCTTTAGTCCCCAGCTGCATCGCATTGTCTACGGTTCCCATGCCTTTGGCGACTTTGGGCAGTCAATTCGTCTGGGGGGGTTTCGCCCTACGGTGTTTATGCGGCACGGGTTAGCTGTCGCAGCATTCATGATGGCTGCCACCGTGATTGGGATCTGGCTATGGCGATCGGGCACGATTAAGCAGCTCTGGGGCATTCCTATGAGTTGGCTCGTTGCCGCTCAGTTCATCACTTTTCTGCTGCTGCGATCGACCGGAGCCTACATTCTGCTGCTGCTGGGGCTGGGGCTACTGTTTGCCGGAAAGCACTTTCGCACAGCGCTGCCCGTCTTTGTCCTGATTGGGCTAATCTGTGCCTATCTCTACGTCAGTGCAGAAACCTCAACCTACTTCACCGATCAGATTATTGAATTCTTCGGTCGCTTTTTACCCGACGATCGAATTCAATCGCTCGAATTCCGGTTTAACAATGAGGAACTGCTGACCGACAAGGCGAGGGAGCGGCTATGGTTCGGGTGGGGCGGCTATGGACGCAATCTTGTCCCTGTCGATCCGGCAAACCCCAATGGTCCTAAGACAATCGTGGATAGTCTCTGGATTATTGTCTTTGGCACCCAGGGCACCTTGGGATTGGCAAGTATGACGGCGTTACTCCTGCTGCCCGTAACAGCGTTGTTCGCAATGCGCTATCCGGCTAGAACCTGGAGCCATCCCCAAATCGCTCCTGTGGCTGTTTTAGCAGTGGTTGTCATTCTCTATAAAATGGACTGTCTTGTTAACGCTCTGGTCAATCCGGTGTTTGTCCTGATTGTGGGTGGCGTGGCGGGACTTGTCCTCAAACCGGACAGAATTCGCCCTCCCAAACCTGTCGCTCAGCTTGTGCGATTCACATGA
- a CDS encoding 2OG-Fe(II) oxygenase, giving the protein MDLQMYYLDPEYLNALAQRYRESYASADPFPHTVIDNFLPERILDSILEEFPQPGSIDWQRFEAAAEKKLASKSEQQMGAATRLLLYQLNSSTFISFLETLTGITGLIPDPHFEGGGLHQIEPGGYLKMHVDFSRNDRLKLDRRLNLLIYLNKDWKEEYGGHLELWDKDVTQLSKKILPLFNRCVIFNTTDFTFHGHPEPLTCPPGNTRKSLALYYYSNGRPAHETRGGQHSTLFRARPGETIDFEKPKRSPKELVKKLLPGLSRRS; this is encoded by the coding sequence ATGGATCTCCAGATGTACTACCTTGATCCGGAATATCTGAATGCCCTGGCACAGCGATACCGTGAATCTTACGCCAGCGCCGATCCCTTTCCCCATACCGTTATCGATAATTTTTTGCCGGAGCGGATCCTCGATTCCATCCTGGAGGAGTTCCCGCAGCCTGGTTCGATCGACTGGCAGCGGTTTGAAGCCGCCGCTGAGAAAAAGCTTGCCTCTAAGTCAGAACAGCAGATGGGCGCTGCTACGCGGTTGCTGCTCTATCAGCTTAATTCCTCAACGTTTATTAGCTTTCTAGAAACGCTCACAGGCATTACGGGTCTAATTCCCGATCCACACTTTGAAGGGGGTGGACTGCATCAGATTGAGCCAGGAGGCTATCTCAAGATGCACGTTGACTTTAGCCGTAACGATCGCCTCAAGCTCGATCGGCGTCTCAACCTGCTGATCTACCTGAACAAGGATTGGAAGGAGGAATACGGCGGACACCTCGAACTCTGGGACAAAGATGTGACCCAGCTCAGCAAAAAAATTCTGCCCCTTTTCAACCGCTGCGTCATCTTCAACACCACAGACTTTACCTTCCACGGGCATCCCGAACCGCTCACCTGTCCGCCTGGAAATACCCGGAAGTCCCTCGCCCTTTACTATTACAGCAACGGCAGACCTGCCCATGAAACGCGCGGCGGGCAACATTCCACCCTGTTCCGCGCCCGACCGGGAGAAACGATCGACTTTGAAAAGCCCAAGCGATCGCCCAAGGAACTGGTGAAAAAGTTGCTTCCGGGCTTGAGTCGCAGGTCATGA
- a CDS encoding photosystem II reaction center protein K produces MEAALLLAKLPEAYAIFDPLVDVLPVIPVFFLLLAFVWQAAVGFR; encoded by the coding sequence ATGGAAGCGGCATTGCTCTTAGCCAAGTTACCCGAAGCCTACGCGATCTTTGATCCGCTGGTAGATGTTCTGCCTGTAATCCCGGTATTCTTCCTGCTGCTGGCGTTTGTGTGGCAGGCAGCCGTTGGTTTTAGATAA
- a CDS encoding PIN/TRAM domain-containing protein, whose product MLDAIIIISFIIAGAGIGFYSVDFLPNDALAQVTNLEGLSFVTGGFGALIGLALGIAAQTAYRRVERQIREMPVDRLLSRSIGLVLGLLVANLMLAPIFLLPIPREFAFIKPLAAVLGSVMFAFSGINLADIHGRTLLRLINPNSVESMLVAEGTLKPATSKVLDTSCIIDGRIEDILATGFLEGQLLVPKFVLQELQQLADGSNDQKRVRGRRGLDILNQMQEAYPERIVIHPADYDDVSTVDAKLVRLAQDINGTLLTNDYNLNKVASLQKVTVLNINDLAQAMRPAYLPGDQIDLKILKQGKEPAQGVGYLDDGTMVVVEEGGSYIGGELAVVVTGSLQTSAGRMIFARPQGSTVVS is encoded by the coding sequence ATGCTCGACGCAATCATCATCATATCTTTCATCATAGCAGGGGCAGGAATTGGCTTTTATAGCGTCGATTTCCTGCCGAATGACGCCCTGGCACAGGTAACAAACCTGGAGGGGCTGAGTTTTGTCACGGGTGGGTTTGGCGCACTCATTGGCTTGGCTTTGGGCATTGCTGCTCAGACTGCCTACCGCCGAGTAGAGCGGCAAATTCGGGAAATGCCAGTCGATCGCTTACTCAGTCGCTCGATCGGGCTGGTGCTGGGGCTGCTGGTGGCAAACCTGATGCTGGCTCCTATCTTTCTGCTGCCGATTCCGCGCGAGTTTGCCTTTATCAAACCCCTGGCAGCTGTTCTGGGAAGCGTCATGTTTGCCTTTTCTGGCATCAATCTGGCGGATATCCACGGGCGAACCCTGCTGCGGCTGATTAATCCCAATAGCGTCGAGTCGATGCTGGTGGCAGAGGGAACGCTGAAGCCTGCAACGAGCAAAGTGCTGGATACAAGCTGCATTATCGACGGACGGATTGAGGACATCCTGGCAACTGGCTTTTTGGAAGGTCAACTGCTCGTACCGAAGTTTGTCCTGCAAGAACTTCAGCAGCTTGCCGATGGCTCCAACGATCAGAAACGGGTACGGGGACGGCGTGGCTTAGACATCCTGAACCAAATGCAGGAAGCATACCCGGAGCGGATTGTAATTCATCCCGCAGACTATGATGATGTGTCCACAGTCGATGCCAAACTGGTGCGTCTGGCACAGGACATTAACGGGACGCTGCTCACCAACGACTACAACCTGAACAAGGTCGCAAGCCTGCAAAAAGTCACGGTTTTGAACATCAACGATCTGGCGCAGGCAATGCGTCCTGCCTATCTGCCCGGCGATCAGATCGATCTGAAGATTCTCAAGCAGGGCAAGGAACCCGCCCAGGGCGTCGGCTATCTGGATGACGGCACAATGGTTGTCGTGGAGGAAGGCGGCAGCTATATCGGTGGAGAGTTGGCAGTCGTGGTCACGGGTTCGCTGCAAACCTCGGCTGGGCGGATGATCTTTGCAAGACCGCAGGGATCGACGGTGGTTTCGTAG